GAGTTCTTACGGCCCCAGTTGATCATGTCATCGAGCTTTGCCATAAAAACATTGCGGTTAAGCTCCTCTTCCTGCACCGCTTTCGACTGGCCCATAAACTCGTCCAGCTTGGCTTTCGTCAGAGACCACTCCATAACTAGTTCCTCACTTCACTTTGACTTTGGCTTTGCTGAAGTTTCTGCACCCGAAAGGGCTGATGCCTGCGCTTAAGCTCAAGCGCCCCGATGCGCCATAGATACAGCAGGGCGGCGAGCAAGATCACGATAAAGATGCTGGCCTCGATAAAGCCCGCCCAGCCGACTTCATCAAAGGCGATCACCCAGGCAAACAGGAAAATGGTTTCCAGGTCGAAGATGACAAAGAAGATGGCATAGAGAAAAAAATGGTTGGTAAACCGGGTCTTATCATCCCCGGCAGCAATGACCCCGGATTCGTAGGGAATGTTCTTGGCCCGCGTTTGTGTTTTTGGCCCCAACACTACCGAAAGCAGCATCATGATCACCAACATCACGCATAAAATGATAAAATAGGCGGCAATTGGCCACAACTCCGCCAGTTGATTTGCAGTTTCCACTTAACCCCCTAAGCTAAATCCTTTAGCCCGTTATTAGTATTGTTCTACTTTGCTGGATTAATTTTTTACCAATTTTTTTATTCTTATCTTTGTTCTTAGAGTTATTCAGAAAAAATACACTTCATAGGCGGAATGGCGACTGCTTGAGCTAAACGGCGTTATCTGACGGCAGGCATGAAGGCCACAGGGGTAATAGCAAGCAAATCGACACATTTTGAATTACGCGCAACTTGACTGTATTTTTATTATCTTGACCTAAGCATAGTAAAGAATTTCAAAAAGAAAAATTTTTCTTTAAATTCATCATCTTTAAAATTTAATCTGGCTGAAAACCGCAGAAAACCGGCTTAAAAATGGAGGATTTGCGCTTCAAAGAAAGTTGGAAAAAGACAAAGGATGGCGCCTGACTCCTGCTAACCATTAACCTTGTTAACCGTTAACAGTTAACAGTTAACAGTGAGCATTATGTTTGCTTGATATTTCTCTTAAAACACTTCCTTTGGTTATTGATAAAGACATAACAAATTCCTACTAAAGTCATAGTATAAGAGGTAAATAACCTGAATTCGGGTTAAATAAATCGACAGCACCGAGGGGAATTTATTCGCTAAAATAAGGTATTATTAAAAAATTAGGTTCTTTTCTCGCCTTAGCCTTTAATTAGCTGTTTTCAAAAAAAAAGATTATAGAGAATTAATTCTTATAAACCTTGCAGATTAACTTCAGCATCCATACGTTTATGAAGAATACGTATAACCTCAATATAAGCATCAGCCCCTTTTTTATAAAAAACTATATGGCTGCCAATAGGGAATTTTTTATAACCTGCTTTTATATTATCACAAGCTTTGCCTACCGAAGGCGTATCGGCAAGCATATAAAAAGCATCATCGAATTGCTTAAGATAAAGATTTCGTTGTTCTTTACCCCATTCCTTTTGGGTATACAATGCGAGCCTTTTCAAATCGGCTTTTGCAGCATTGGTCAATACAAATGCTTTCATTGCTAACTTTCAGCATCCAATTCCTCAATAAGGGCATCAAAACTGTATTCCGCAATACCGCTTTGTTCGCCCTCATCCAACATACGTCTCAAAACTTCAGTTTTGGTTTCACTTTTTTCAAGTAAGCGTAACCCCGCCCTTATCACTTCACTCGCAGAGTTATATCTGCCCGTATTTATCTGGCTAGTAATAAAGCCATCAAAATGCTCGCCAAGGGTAATGCTTGTATTTTTAGCCATGCCATATCCCACAAGTACCAATATATACCTAATTTTGGTATGAATCTTATTGCAAGTCAAAACAACAAGGGAGATAAAGTTAGCTGAATACTGGCATTGGTCAAGAGCATATAACGTCAATTTTTTAATCCCTACTTTCCCTTATCTTTTTACTCATCCCTACCTCATTGAAAAATAACAATTAAAACATTTTGGCACATTCATTGACTGTTTCTTATAAGAACTTGGCAAGCCACAGTCATTTTAATTCATCATCTCCCGGCCATATTTTGGCAAATGGTATACAAGGAATATTATGGAAAACCTAGTAAAAGCTTCATTAGCAGGATTGTTTGTGTTGAATACTTTGTTGGCAAATGCAGCCAGCGCCGCATTGATCTCCCATGACCGCGACGACTTTCTCGGCAGTTATGCCCTGGTTAACCCCACAGGAGGCGCTATCGGTGAAGGTTTGACGGATACTTTTGGTTTAGCATCCGGACACATCGAAGTTGTCGGCAACATGGTTTTAGATCCCGATGCCAATATCCGCTGGGGTGCAACCAACTGGAGTAATCAGCTGCCGGATAATGAAATCGGCATCAGCTATTCCGATTACGGCCCGGATGACAGCTTTGTGTTTGGCTTTATCGAACAGGTAACTGAATTTGGTTTTGATATGTACGGCTCGGGCACCGAGTTTGAAGTCAGGGTATTTGGCGGCAATACCCTGTTAGATACCTACCAGTTCAGCCATGCAAACGGCTTGGGCTTTGTCGGCATCAGCGCCGCCACAGGTTTTGACCGGGTAGAAGTAGAAGAACTCATTAAAAGCGATGCCAACCAGTACTATGGTTCCTTTGTCATGACTAACCTGGGTAACCCGGCACCTGTGCCTGAACCTTCGTCACTGGCGCTTTTGGGCTTAACGGTTTTCGGCCTGGGAGCTAGACGGCTAAAGAAAAAAACAGCGTAAAAACATGCCTTACGCCTGGCGTTATTTAACTGCCAGGCACATATAACAAACAGAACAAATCAAGACCCGGTTCACACCTGTTAATAAACCCTATTCACTTTCCGGTATATTCCAGGCAACCCAGCCAGTCATTTTTCTAACCCGGCTTCAGCCAACAATCTGAAAAATCAGGCCAAAGCCCAATTTGACGATAATCCAGGCCGGTGCTATACATGGATATACCTGAGCCTTTTAGTATGGTATTGGCATACGGAAAAATGCCGTACCTGTGTTTGTGTTTACTGACCAAAGCTTCTCGGTGAAAGCTTCCAGGTCAGACAGGCTCAAAACATCTATCAAGGAGGATAGCAAGTGAGTGATTTACAACTGCCCCCCAGCAGCCCCGACACAGCCCTTAACAGGCAAGATGTCCTCCCGACGACCCCGGATGTTCTGCACTACCTGGTTGAAGCCGTTCCCGCAGGAGCCCTGCTGATAGATGAAAACGGCTTGATACAGTTCAGCAACAAAGAGCTGCAAAACACTCTGCAATACAGCGCAGACGAGCTATACAACCAGGGGCTGGAGATGCTTTTGCCCGAGCGCTTTCGCCACGGCCATAGCGCTTTAATGTCAACGTTTTTCGCCAGCCCGGTTAAACGCAGCATGGGCAATGGCCGCGCCCTATATGCCCTGCGTAAAGACGGCGCGGAAATTCCGATAGAGGTGGGCCTTAATCCTTTGACCACCGAGCAGGGCAAGCTTGTCCTGGCCACTGTCGTCGACATTACCGCCCAGGTGCAGGCAAACCAGATGTTTCGCCAAATTGTCGACAGTGCCCCCTATGGCCTGATGCTTATCAATTCACAAGGCATTATAGAACTGGCCAATCCGCTAATCTGTTCTACCTTCGGTTATAGCGAACAAGACTTGCTGTCGGCATCTATGGATATTTTACTGCCGGAGCGCTACCGCAAACATCATGACCAGCTTAGGGCAAAATACGCACAAGCCCCCTCCATGCGCGTAATGGGGCCGGGGCGTGACCTGACGGGCCTGCACAAAGACGGTACCGAATTTCCGGTGGAAGTTGGCC
This genomic window from Thalassomonas viridans contains:
- the ndhC gene encoding NADH-quinone oxidoreductase subunit A yields the protein METANQLAELWPIAAYFIILCVMLVIMMLLSVVLGPKTQTRAKNIPYESGVIAAGDDKTRFTNHFFLYAIFFVIFDLETIFLFAWVIAFDEVGWAGFIEASIFIVILLAALLYLWRIGALELKRRHQPFRVQKLQQSQSQSEVRN
- a CDS encoding type II toxin-antitoxin system ParD family antitoxin, producing the protein MAKNTSITLGEHFDGFITSQINTGRYNSASEVIRAGLRLLEKSETKTEVLRRMLDEGEQSGIAEYSFDALIEELDAES
- a CDS encoding PEP-CTERM sorting domain-containing protein; protein product: MENLVKASLAGLFVLNTLLANAASAALISHDRDDFLGSYALVNPTGGAIGEGLTDTFGLASGHIEVVGNMVLDPDANIRWGATNWSNQLPDNEIGISYSDYGPDDSFVFGFIEQVTEFGFDMYGSGTEFEVRVFGGNTLLDTYQFSHANGLGFVGISAATGFDRVEVEELIKSDANQYYGSFVMTNLGNPAPVPEPSSLALLGLTVFGLGARRLKKKTA
- a CDS encoding type II toxin-antitoxin system RelE/ParE family toxin — translated: MKAFVLTNAAKADLKRLALYTQKEWGKEQRNLYLKQFDDAFYMLADTPSVGKACDNIKAGYKKFPIGSHIVFYKKGADAYIEVIRILHKRMDAEVNLQGL